A region of Elusimicrobiota bacterium DNA encodes the following proteins:
- a CDS encoding pirin family protein, translating to MRRSAEGVVEIRRAVERFRTKIGWLDSFHSFSFGPHHDPENTRHGLLLVSNDDVIAPGTGFQTHPHQDMEIVTWVLEGELEHKDSEGHAGVIVPGLAQRMSAGTGIWHSEMNPSGKNPVRLVQMWVPPDTRRLRPGYEQLDISADLAGGGLVPVASGRGHRGAISIRQKGATLWAARLAPGSAVGVPDAPFVHLFVAKGRASLEGSGSLGQGDAARLTRAGSRRVETDPGAGAEVLLWEMREG from the coding sequence ATGCGGAGATCAGCGGAAGGGGTTGTGGAAATTCGTCGAGCGGTGGAACGGTTCCGGACAAAAATTGGCTGGCTGGATTCTTTTCATAGTTTCAGTTTCGGGCCCCACCACGATCCGGAAAATACCCGGCACGGACTCCTCCTGGTCAGCAACGACGATGTCATCGCGCCGGGCACGGGGTTTCAAACGCACCCGCATCAAGACATGGAGATCGTGACCTGGGTGTTGGAAGGCGAGTTGGAACACAAAGACTCGGAGGGACACGCGGGGGTGATCGTGCCGGGTTTGGCCCAGCGCATGAGCGCCGGCACGGGGATTTGGCATTCGGAAATGAACCCGAGCGGCAAGAACCCGGTCCGCCTTGTGCAAATGTGGGTTCCCCCCGACACCCGCCGCCTCCGCCCGGGGTATGAACAGTTGGACATCTCGGCGGATTTAGCGGGAGGGGGACTCGTCCCGGTGGCCTCGGGTCGCGGCCACCGGGGTGCCATCTCGATCCGTCAGAAGGGAGCGACGCTCTGGGCGGCCCGTCTCGCGCCGGGGAGCGCCGTGGGGGTGCCCGACGCCCCCTTCGTCCACCTCTTCGTCGCGAAAGGGAGGGCGAGCCTCGAAGGTTCGGGGTCCCTGGGCCAGGGGGACGCCGCGCGGCTGACCCGCGCCGGGTCCCGGAGGGTCGAGACGGATCCGGGCGCCGGGGCTGAAGTCCTCCTTTGGGAAATGCGCGAGGGATGA
- a CDS encoding putative porin codes for MPTIHKGKAAGYLVAAALALAGSVQAADIKLGAAGELEIKGDLRLRQESKTEEGATTSANKTNNRQRYRLRVGMNYKIDPKLSVKTQLASGTGEQTSTNQTMGNNASQKQVWIDMAYLEFKPIDVLTLYGGRMKNPLWQAYASDIVWDTDYNPEGLAESFKIPLGNTRVFFNGLQSVINEDVAGSGAYNKPQYLFSNQVGVIVPTPMDSRITLAGAIHDFVNESSRTITAAPGKAQGTNTFPNDIRVAELTGEFFTTLPAVDLPLSIQGTYIKNTASRETITPNDNTGYQTGGILGKADRKSGWEVAFFRKSSGKDSTEDDIADSDFPGTNRVGNIYWLAYGVTDGAQLKAKYFDTKAINGTKKDIQLAQIDLQVKF; via the coding sequence ATGCCTACCATTCATAAGGGAAAAGCGGCCGGATATTTGGTCGCGGCGGCGCTGGCACTGGCCGGCTCCGTTCAAGCCGCCGACATCAAACTCGGCGCGGCCGGGGAACTGGAAATCAAAGGAGATTTAAGGCTCCGCCAGGAATCCAAAACGGAAGAAGGCGCGACCACGAGCGCCAACAAAACCAACAACCGCCAACGGTATCGGCTCCGGGTGGGAATGAATTACAAGATCGATCCGAAATTGAGCGTCAAGACCCAGCTCGCCTCGGGCACCGGAGAGCAGACCTCCACCAACCAAACCATGGGGAATAACGCCTCCCAAAAGCAGGTCTGGATCGACATGGCTTATTTAGAATTTAAGCCCATCGATGTCTTGACCCTGTACGGCGGGCGTATGAAGAACCCCCTGTGGCAAGCCTATGCCTCCGACATCGTCTGGGACACGGATTACAACCCGGAAGGATTGGCCGAAAGCTTCAAGATCCCCCTGGGGAATACGCGCGTGTTCTTTAACGGTCTCCAATCCGTGATCAACGAAGACGTGGCCGGGTCGGGCGCTTACAACAAACCCCAGTATCTGTTCTCCAACCAGGTCGGCGTCATCGTTCCCACCCCCATGGACTCCAGGATCACCCTGGCGGGGGCCATTCACGACTTCGTCAACGAGTCCTCCCGCACGATCACGGCGGCTCCGGGCAAGGCCCAGGGGACCAACACCTTCCCCAACGACATCCGGGTGGCGGAGCTGACGGGTGAATTCTTCACCACCCTGCCAGCCGTGGACCTCCCGCTGTCAATCCAAGGGACTTACATTAAGAACACTGCCTCGCGGGAAACGATCACGCCCAATGACAACACCGGTTACCAGACCGGCGGAATTTTGGGTAAAGCCGACCGGAAGAGCGGGTGGGAAGTCGCCTTCTTCCGCAAATCTTCCGGAAAAGACTCCACCGAGGACGATATCGCGGACTCGGACTTTCCCGGCACCAACCGAGTGGGCAATATTTACTGGTTGGCCTACGGGGTCACCGACGGCGCTCAATTGAAGGCCAAGTACTTCGACACCAAGGCCATCAACGGAACGAAGAAAGACATTCAACTGGCGCAGATCGACCTTCAAGTCAAGTTCTAA
- a CDS encoding PstS family phosphate ABC transporter substrate-binding protein, producing the protein MRYFLAGALILAWVPGLKAEKNVIKIDGSSTVFPITEAVSEEFMKTEPTQVTVGISGTGGGFKKFCRGETDISDASRPILRKEMDACLDAGIQYIELPMAFDALTVVINPKNTWAKTMTVAELKKIWEPAAQGTIKTWKQVNAAWPDKPLKLYGPGADSGTFDYFTEAIVGKAKSSRGDFTASEDDNVLVQGVSSDEGGLGYFGLAYYVENTDKLQAVAVNGGKGGVLPSMETVKSGSYAPLSRPIFIYVAKKAARRPEVKRYVEFYLRQAAELVSEVKYVPLPAAEYTGVEDRFQKGQTGTAFGGKAEVGVSISDILNRRPKS; encoded by the coding sequence ATGCGATATTTTCTGGCGGGGGCTTTGATCCTCGCCTGGGTTCCCGGCCTCAAGGCCGAAAAAAACGTGATTAAAATCGACGGATCCAGCACCGTGTTCCCCATCACGGAAGCCGTGTCCGAAGAATTCATGAAGACGGAACCGACCCAGGTCACCGTGGGCATTTCCGGTACCGGCGGCGGATTCAAGAAATTCTGCCGAGGGGAAACCGACATCTCCGACGCCTCCCGCCCCATCCTCCGTAAAGAGATGGACGCCTGTTTGGACGCCGGCATTCAATACATCGAGCTCCCCATGGCCTTCGATGCCTTGACCGTCGTGATCAACCCCAAAAACACCTGGGCGAAAACCATGACCGTGGCGGAATTGAAAAAAATATGGGAACCGGCCGCCCAAGGAACCATTAAAACCTGGAAACAGGTGAATGCCGCTTGGCCGGACAAACCCTTGAAGCTCTATGGCCCGGGAGCCGATTCCGGGACCTTCGACTACTTCACGGAAGCCATCGTGGGCAAAGCCAAATCCAGCCGGGGCGATTTCACGGCGTCGGAAGATGACAACGTCTTGGTTCAAGGCGTTTCCAGCGACGAGGGAGGGTTGGGGTATTTCGGCTTGGCCTACTATGTGGAGAACACGGACAAACTCCAAGCCGTGGCGGTGAACGGTGGAAAAGGCGGGGTCTTGCCTTCGATGGAAACCGTGAAGAGCGGTTCGTACGCCCCCCTGTCGCGGCCGATCTTCATCTACGTCGCCAAAAAAGCCGCTCGGCGACCGGAAGTGAAACGCTACGTCGAGTTCTACCTCCGTCAAGCGGCGGAGCTGGTCAGCGAAGTGAAATATGTTCCTCTCCCCGCGGCGGAATACACCGGCGTGGAGGATCGGTTTCAGAAGGGCCAAACCGGCACCGCTTTCGGCGGCAAAGCCGAAGTCGGCGTCTCCATCTCAGACATCTTGAACCGTCGTCCAAAATCTTAA
- the pstC gene encoding phosphate ABC transporter permease subunit PstC, with protein sequence MSQKTYSFPLKNRGSLAPRLAPSPAPKTESPLPTLPRRKGPGRLQRWRERAIQAGLFVAAASSIAITLGIVGILGFESISFFRQVPLLNFLTDPQWTPLFDDAHYGIMPLVAGTATVAAVALCLALPVGTVTALYLSEYAPHRVREIVKPFLELLTAVPTVVYGYFALLFVTPLLKHLIPSLPGFNMLSAGLVIGVMIIPYVSSLSEDAMRAVPMHLREASYAMGATRFQTSVRVVFPAALSGVASAYVLGFSRAIGETMVVAIAAGMQPNLTFNPLQPAATITAYIVQVSLGDLPHGSLGYQTIFAAGLTLMLMTLVFNIGGHVLRKRFREKY encoded by the coding sequence ATGAGCCAAAAAACCTATTCATTCCCTCTAAAGAATCGCGGAAGTCTTGCGCCCCGCTTGGCGCCCTCGCCCGCGCCAAAAACGGAGTCCCCCCTTCCCACCCTTCCTCGGCGCAAAGGCCCCGGACGGCTCCAACGGTGGAGGGAAAGGGCCATCCAAGCGGGCCTCTTCGTGGCCGCGGCCTCTTCTATTGCCATCACCTTGGGCATTGTGGGCATATTGGGGTTTGAATCCATCTCTTTTTTCCGTCAGGTCCCTCTCCTGAACTTTCTGACCGACCCCCAGTGGACCCCGCTTTTCGACGACGCCCATTACGGCATTATGCCTCTGGTGGCCGGAACGGCCACCGTGGCCGCCGTCGCGCTTTGCTTGGCTCTTCCCGTGGGGACAGTGACCGCCCTTTACCTTTCGGAATACGCTCCCCATCGGGTCCGGGAAATAGTGAAACCATTTTTAGAACTGTTGACGGCCGTTCCGACGGTCGTTTACGGATATTTCGCCCTTCTTTTCGTGACCCCGCTTCTCAAACATCTCATCCCCTCTCTTCCCGGCTTCAACATGCTGTCGGCCGGGCTCGTGATCGGGGTGATGATCATTCCCTATGTGAGTTCTCTTTCCGAGGACGCCATGCGGGCCGTGCCCATGCACTTGCGCGAAGCCAGCTACGCTATGGGCGCCACCCGGTTTCAAACCTCTGTCCGGGTCGTCTTTCCGGCCGCCTTGAGCGGCGTGGCCTCGGCTTATGTGCTGGGTTTTTCCCGCGCCATCGGGGAGACCATGGTGGTCGCCATCGCCGCCGGCATGCAACCCAACCTCACGTTTAATCCGCTCCAACCCGCGGCCACCATCACGGCTTATATCGTACAGGTCTCCCTGGGGGATCTCCCTCACGGAAGTTTGGGTTACCAAACGATTTTTGCGGCGGGTCTCACGCTGATGCTGATGACCCTGGTGTTCAATATCGGCGGGCATGTTTTGCGCAAACGATTCCGGGAGAAATACTAA
- the pstA gene encoding phosphate ABC transporter permease PstA yields the protein MPGEILMALRKDIARRKRTDKVFSLLGLMATLVGVVTLLALMIDLAWDGTSRLNWAFLSAFPSRFPEKAGILSAWVGTGVVMFVTALAAVPMGVAAGVYLEEYAPKNWMTTLIEINIANLAGVPSIVYGLMALGLFVYKFKLGMSVLTAGLTLALLILPIVIMATREAIRTIPSSIREAAFAVGATQWQLVRHHILPYSAGGILTGVIIGLSRAIGESAPLITIGALTFIAFLPASPFTGTFPFISFEWLKSPYTVLPIQAFNWISRPQKSFHLNAAAAGMVLMAMTLAMNGAAIWIRYRFRKRIKW from the coding sequence ATTCCGGGAGAAATACTAATGGCCCTTCGCAAAGATATTGCACGGCGGAAACGCACGGACAAAGTGTTCTCGCTTCTGGGGTTGATGGCGACCCTGGTGGGGGTCGTCACGCTCCTGGCTCTGATGATCGATTTGGCCTGGGACGGGACATCCCGGCTGAACTGGGCCTTTCTCTCCGCGTTCCCTTCTCGTTTTCCGGAAAAGGCCGGGATCCTGTCCGCCTGGGTGGGCACCGGCGTTGTCATGTTCGTGACGGCCTTGGCGGCCGTCCCCATGGGCGTGGCGGCGGGCGTCTATTTGGAGGAGTACGCGCCGAAAAACTGGATGACCACCTTGATTGAAATCAACATCGCCAACCTGGCGGGCGTGCCTTCCATCGTGTACGGCCTCATGGCCCTCGGGCTGTTCGTTTATAAATTTAAACTCGGCATGAGCGTCTTGACGGCGGGCCTCACTCTCGCCCTCCTGATCCTGCCCATCGTCATCATGGCCACGCGGGAAGCCATCCGGACCATTCCGAGCTCCATCCGGGAGGCGGCTTTCGCCGTGGGAGCCACCCAATGGCAGTTGGTACGCCACCATATTTTACCCTACTCCGCGGGGGGCATTCTGACCGGGGTTATTATCGGCCTCTCCCGCGCTATCGGTGAAAGCGCCCCCCTCATCACCATCGGCGCTCTTACCTTTATCGCTTTCCTGCCCGCCTCTCCTTTCACGGGGACCTTCCCTTTCATCTCCTTCGAATGGTTGAAATCCCCCTACACCGTCCTGCCGATTCAAGCTTTTAACTGGATATCCCGACCCCAAAAATCTTTTCATTTGAACGCCGCCGCCGCTGGAATGGTTCTCATGGCCATGACGCTTGCCATGAACGGCGCGGCCATCTGGATTCGATATCGTTTCCGAAAGAGGATAAAATGGTAG
- the pstB gene encoding phosphate ABC transporter ATP-binding protein, which yields MVETLNAPANVLAGAPVKADVSALSFYYGTHQVLKNITLSIPEKKVTALIGPSGCGKTTLLRCFNRMHDLYPGNRYEGDIRLSPENINILGNDVDPIEVRMRISMVFQKANPFPKTIFENVAYGLRVRGDLKNSAIAERVEQALRGAALWDEVKDRLHSLGANLSGGQQQRLCIARALVTDPEIILFDEPTSALDPIATGKVEELVADLKSRVTILIVTHNMQQAARVSDFTGFMYIGELAEFDRTEKIFTNPSNKLTEDYITGRFG from the coding sequence ATGGTAGAAACCTTAAACGCCCCCGCGAACGTGCTGGCCGGCGCTCCCGTCAAAGCGGACGTGAGCGCGCTCAGCTTCTATTACGGGACCCACCAAGTGTTGAAAAACATCACGCTGTCCATTCCGGAAAAGAAAGTCACCGCCCTGATCGGCCCCTCGGGATGCGGGAAAACCACACTCCTGCGTTGCTTTAACCGGATGCACGACCTGTACCCCGGGAACCGATACGAGGGAGACATTCGTCTCTCGCCGGAAAACATCAATATCTTAGGCAACGACGTGGATCCCATAGAAGTTCGTATGCGGATCAGCATGGTCTTCCAGAAAGCCAATCCCTTTCCGAAAACCATCTTCGAGAACGTGGCCTATGGCCTTCGCGTTCGAGGAGACCTTAAAAATTCTGCCATTGCCGAACGGGTGGAACAGGCCCTGCGCGGCGCGGCGCTGTGGGACGAGGTGAAAGACCGGCTCCATTCCTTGGGCGCCAATCTCTCCGGCGGACAGCAACAGAGGCTTTGTATCGCCCGCGCCCTGGTGACCGACCCCGAAATCATCCTCTTCGATGAACCCACCAGCGCCCTGGATCCGATTGCCACGGGCAAAGTCGAAGAATTGGTGGCCGATCTAAAAAGTCGAGTGACCATTCTCATCGTCACCCACAACATGCAACAAGCCGCACGGGTTTCGGATTTTACCGGTTTCATGTACATTGGGGAGTTAGCGGAGTTCGATCGGACGGAAAAGATTTTTACCAACCCGTCGAATAAACTGACCGAAGACTACATCACAGGGAGATTCGGATAA
- the phoU gene encoding phosphate signaling complex protein PhoU, with amino-acid sequence MDRHFDQDLKALEKKILDMGALCESMIQKTVKALVARDSALTEEVFSMEDEANRLHMEIDDTVVKLLALHQPMAVDLRFLTAAMKVNSDLERIADMAVNAGQTGYYHLFKEPPVPQLSMITRMAEIAQKMLRESLDAYARRDVQLAQRVLIEDEEEDRLKAKALTELISLIRSDPPRSEAFVELILLSKNMERIGDHATNIAEDVVYMVLGKDIRHRGLAGRTPAST; translated from the coding sequence ATGGACCGTCATTTTGACCAAGACCTGAAAGCGCTGGAAAAGAAAATTTTGGACATGGGCGCGCTCTGCGAATCCATGATCCAGAAAACCGTCAAAGCCCTCGTCGCGCGGGACAGCGCCCTGACCGAAGAAGTTTTTTCCATGGAGGACGAAGCCAACCGGCTCCACATGGAGATCGACGATACCGTGGTGAAACTGTTGGCCCTCCATCAACCCATGGCGGTGGACCTGCGGTTCTTGACCGCCGCCATGAAGGTGAACAGCGATCTGGAACGCATCGCCGACATGGCCGTCAATGCCGGGCAGACGGGGTACTACCACCTGTTCAAAGAACCCCCGGTTCCCCAGCTGTCCATGATCACCCGCATGGCGGAAATCGCCCAGAAAATGTTGCGGGAAAGTTTGGACGCCTACGCGCGGCGGGACGTCCAACTGGCCCAGCGCGTTCTGATCGAGGACGAGGAGGAAGACCGGCTCAAGGCCAAGGCCTTGACGGAGTTGATCTCTCTTATCCGCTCCGACCCCCCGCGCTCGGAGGCTTTTGTGGAGTTGATTTTGCTTTCCAAGAACATGGAACGGATCGGGGACCACGCGACGAACATCGCCGAAGATGTGGTCTACATGGTTCTGGGAAAAGACATCCGGCACCGAGGCCTGGCGGGCCGAACCCCAGCGTCCACTTAA
- the ppk1 gene encoding polyphosphate kinase 1, with amino-acid sequence MTRFLPTLPHLLSSPGRPFIHRDLGGLQFNERVLAEARSSSNPLLERLKFLAITASNLDEFFMIRYASLDRSIRTQRNRRAARHLLETRNTLLDMVTSLAAKQVETLDLLASALEAKGIQLVRRPQLNSDNFRIGQEIFSRDILPHLSPPEPFRPNRLSFLENLKCAVVFPSGLWIPVSRRLAPLHIHAGENGPCRLFFLDDLLLSHAGAAFRLPGNPAIFRLTRDGDIPVELSEEDPSLVPDIIRTGVGSRDRGRPVRLQYGGEAVLDLLERCVAALRLSPRQVHPAPGSLHLSGLWSALGRLPARFRSESSLTTPPFKPFLMQSLAKRDSIFKELQGRDILLHHPYESFDGYVNFIQASAKDPAVTSIQQTVYRMDALSPVIAALKNAAAAKKRVRVVIELRARFDEMNNLRLADELRKAGVEVAFGFGRLKIHAKVALVTRRENGVDRLYTHLSTGNYNAATARAYEDLAILTARPEYGEDAQIFFDALCHGQVPMGFKTVIPAPARLHRLLLQLIEAETAAARAGRPASLFAKTNALVDEGIIESLYRASQAGVRVDLMVRGACSLIPGVKGLSDNIRVLSIVDQFLEHSRIFYFGDSNRMYLSSADWMPRNFFSRLEIAFPILDDRLRRFIRDVVIPIYLADTVKARELTPQGTWRKRSPSLVRPIPSYLRLPSPVRAQACFVELAHREYRGTPLCREIPPLP; translated from the coding sequence TTGACCCGGTTTCTCCCGACGCTTCCCCATCTCCTCAGTTCCCCTGGCCGCCCATTTATCCACCGGGACCTGGGGGGGCTTCAGTTCAACGAACGCGTTTTAGCGGAAGCGCGATCGAGTTCCAACCCCTTGCTCGAACGCCTGAAATTCCTGGCCATCACCGCGTCCAACCTTGACGAATTTTTTATGATCCGTTACGCCTCCTTGGACCGCTCCATCCGAACCCAACGGAACCGGCGGGCCGCTCGGCACCTCTTGGAAACCCGAAACACCCTCCTGGACATGGTGACGTCCTTGGCGGCCAAACAGGTCGAAACCTTAGACTTGCTGGCTTCGGCGTTGGAAGCGAAAGGAATTCAGTTGGTTCGACGTCCCCAATTGAATAGCGACAATTTTCGGATCGGGCAGGAGATTTTTTCCCGGGATATTTTGCCTCACCTCTCCCCGCCGGAACCGTTTCGGCCCAACCGGTTAAGTTTTTTGGAAAACCTAAAATGCGCCGTTGTTTTTCCCTCCGGCCTCTGGATCCCGGTTTCTCGACGTCTTGCGCCCCTGCACATCCACGCCGGCGAAAACGGCCCTTGCCGACTCTTTTTTCTCGACGATCTCCTGCTCAGCCACGCCGGGGCCGCCTTCCGACTCCCCGGTAACCCCGCCATTTTTCGTTTGACCAGAGACGGCGACATTCCGGTGGAACTGTCGGAGGAGGATCCCTCCTTGGTCCCCGACATTATCCGAACCGGCGTGGGGTCCCGGGACCGGGGCCGGCCCGTTCGGCTCCAATACGGGGGCGAGGCGGTTTTGGATCTCCTGGAACGGTGCGTCGCCGCCCTCCGGCTTTCGCCCCGGCAAGTTCATCCGGCCCCGGGCAGTCTTCATCTTTCCGGCCTCTGGTCGGCCCTGGGACGGTTGCCCGCCCGGTTTCGTTCCGAATCCAGCCTGACCACCCCGCCGTTCAAACCTTTTCTCATGCAATCGTTGGCCAAGCGGGACTCGATCTTTAAAGAACTTCAGGGGCGGGATATCCTTCTGCACCATCCCTATGAGAGCTTTGACGGTTACGTCAATTTCATTCAAGCCTCCGCCAAAGACCCGGCCGTCACGTCCATTCAACAGACGGTGTATCGCATGGACGCCCTCTCGCCCGTGATCGCGGCGCTGAAAAACGCCGCGGCGGCAAAAAAACGGGTGCGCGTGGTCATTGAACTTCGCGCCCGCTTCGATGAGATGAACAATCTTCGACTGGCTGACGAGCTTCGGAAAGCGGGGGTCGAAGTGGCGTTTGGGTTTGGTCGGCTCAAAATTCACGCCAAAGTGGCGCTCGTGACGCGGAGGGAAAACGGCGTGGATCGTCTATACACCCACCTATCGACAGGCAATTACAACGCCGCCACGGCGCGCGCCTACGAAGACCTGGCCATCCTCACCGCCCGGCCCGAATACGGGGAAGACGCCCAAATATTTTTCGACGCTCTCTGTCACGGCCAAGTCCCGATGGGGTTTAAAACCGTCATCCCGGCCCCCGCCCGGCTCCACCGACTGCTTTTGCAATTGATCGAGGCGGAAACCGCGGCCGCGCGCGCCGGGCGCCCCGCCTCTCTTTTCGCCAAAACCAACGCGTTGGTCGACGAGGGGATCATCGAAAGCCTCTACCGCGCGTCCCAAGCCGGGGTCCGGGTGGACCTCATGGTGCGGGGGGCTTGTTCGCTGATCCCGGGAGTCAAAGGCTTGAGCGATAACATCCGGGTTCTCTCCATCGTCGACCAATTTTTGGAACATAGCCGGATCTTCTATTTTGGCGATTCCAACCGCATGTATCTCTCCAGCGCCGACTGGATGCCGCGGAATTTTTTTTCGCGCCTGGAAATCGCCTTTCCGATTTTAGACGACCGCCTGCGCCGGTTCATTCGGGACGTGGTGATCCCGATCTATTTGGCCGATACCGTGAAAGCCCGGGAATTGACCCCCCAAGGCACCTGGCGAAAACGTTCCCCCTCGCTCGTTCGTCCGATCCCCAGCTACCTTCGCCTTCCTTCCCCGGTCCGGGCCCAGGCGTGCTTCGTGGAACTCGCCCACCGCGAGTATCGAGGCACCCCCCTTTGCCGTGAAATCCCCCCCCTTCCCTGA
- a CDS encoding Ppx/GppA family phosphatase — protein MRMALIDLGTNAVRFDVVDVTSNGTARRLHRERLAVRLGEGVFQTGRLAKAAMGRTLAAFESFQKTCRNLSVARVTAFGTSALRDSANSDVFLALLKRRTGFDVRVISGKEEARLIAQGILTHEERDAKDITALVDIGGGSVEITLCRGQRILRSTSFKFGVARLQQVYLKTVPPRPARGEHSPVTKLHRHVRSLLAEGAPRGGWPDVSKIIGSAGTIRALDRIQRTAKGGALTDKSLRRWAERLASLSRAGLSRVPGMEPKRIDTILAGAIVLDEIVQALRAERVEPTDFSLRDGMLEEEVSTIRRGVGTALDFHLKDVFEKARFWGQPARHLQHVEGFAKTLFDRLAPLHRLGRAWRDYLVAAAWLQDVGEAVSPVHHERHSYYMIKNGDFPGVDAWELEFVAQLVLWHKGGKLEREEIPFQEASRRGAFLRLLSLLRIVDALEKPQAHLVTLRAVQRERGRVYLDLEGERSAVDLAVLRVEQKKELFERVFHLSLAARARK, from the coding sequence ATGCGCATGGCTCTGATTGATCTTGGCACCAACGCGGTTCGGTTCGACGTGGTGGACGTGACGTCGAACGGGACGGCGCGCCGGCTCCATCGGGAACGGCTGGCGGTGCGGTTGGGGGAGGGTGTTTTCCAAACAGGCCGACTGGCCAAGGCGGCCATGGGGCGGACCCTGGCGGCCTTTGAAAGCTTTCAAAAAACCTGCCGAAATTTGAGCGTGGCCCGTGTCACGGCCTTCGGAACGAGCGCCCTGCGGGACTCGGCCAACAGCGACGTGTTCCTCGCTCTCCTTAAACGCCGTACCGGGTTTGATGTGCGAGTTATTTCCGGAAAAGAAGAGGCCCGTCTGATTGCCCAAGGCATCTTGACCCATGAGGAGCGGGACGCCAAGGATATCACCGCCCTGGTGGACATCGGGGGGGGAAGTGTGGAAATCACCCTCTGTCGCGGCCAGCGGATCCTCCGGTCCACCAGTTTTAAATTTGGCGTGGCGCGGCTTCAACAGGTTTATCTGAAAACGGTCCCTCCCCGTCCCGCCCGGGGAGAGCATTCCCCCGTCACCAAACTTCACCGCCATGTCCGGAGCCTGTTAGCCGAAGGCGCTCCCCGGGGCGGCTGGCCGGACGTGTCCAAAATCATCGGGTCGGCGGGCACCATTCGCGCCTTGGACCGGATTCAGCGGACCGCCAAAGGCGGCGCGCTGACGGACAAGTCCCTTCGACGTTGGGCCGAGAGGCTCGCTTCTCTTTCCCGGGCCGGTCTCTCCCGGGTGCCGGGCATGGAACCCAAGCGGATCGATACGATTTTGGCGGGGGCCATCGTGTTGGATGAAATTGTCCAGGCCCTGAGGGCCGAACGGGTGGAACCCACGGATTTCTCTTTGCGGGACGGTATGCTGGAGGAGGAGGTCTCCACGATCCGCCGTGGCGTGGGGACGGCTTTGGATTTCCACCTTAAAGATGTGTTTGAGAAGGCCCGTTTCTGGGGCCAACCGGCGCGTCATCTTCAACATGTGGAAGGGTTTGCCAAGACCCTCTTTGATCGGTTGGCGCCTCTTCACCGCTTGGGCCGAGCCTGGCGGGATTATCTCGTGGCCGCCGCCTGGCTACAGGACGTGGGTGAAGCGGTGAGCCCGGTTCACCACGAGCGCCATTCTTACTACATGATCAAGAACGGAGATTTTCCTGGGGTGGACGCTTGGGAGCTTGAGTTTGTCGCCCAGTTGGTGCTCTGGCACAAGGGGGGGAAATTGGAACGAGAAGAGATCCCGTTCCAAGAGGCTTCCCGCCGCGGGGCGTTCCTTCGCCTTCTCTCTCTACTTCGAATCGTCGACGCCTTAGAGAAACCCCAAGCCCATTTGGTCACGCTTCGAGCCGTCCAGCGGGAACGGGGCCGGGTTTATTTGGATTTGGAAGGTGAACGGTCGGCGGTGGACCTGGCGGTTTTGAGGGTGGAACAAAAAAAAGAACTGTTCGAGAGAGTCTTCCATCTTTCCCTGGCGGCCCGCGCCCGAAAATAA